In Planifilum fimeticola, the DNA window GACAGCCGTTCTTTCCGAATCTGGTTGCGCCGACGAGGAATCAAGCCCACCATTCCCACCATTCAGCGAAAAAGCCGCAAACCCCGTCGTGGCCGCCCCATCCGTGTGGGAGAGGGATACCGCCGGCGTTGGATCATTGAACGCTGCTTCGGTTGGATGAACAATTACCGTCGGTTGGTGGTTCGATATGACCGATATTTGTATATTTATAGAGCTTTTTGCCTGATTGCATTCATTATTTGGTGTGTGAATCGAATTTTGAAATAGCTTCTACTATCTATTCCATATGATCTGCCAATGTAAAATAGAAGTAGATTGCAAGGATAGCTATAACGAAAAGTTGCGGAAGATATTGAACATAATAATGTTTTGGAAACGTAATTGGGATGAAGTGTATTAGTGGGATACACTTATGAAGAGGGAGGGCACAAAGTGCTTTCAACAGAGAAGGTAGAGTGGTGGAAAGCAATTGTTTCCTCGATAAACGACGGAATACTGGTGATTGACCACGAAGGTATCGTTCGTCTGATTAATCCAGAATATACAAGGATTACTGGGGTCAGGGAAGAGGAAATTATCGGTAAACCATTACACCAACTGCGCCCGGGAGCGAAATTGCCCAATACGTTAAAGGACGGAAAATGCCGAGTTGGGGTGTACCGAAAAGAGGGGAATCGCGAATACGTTGTAGATATGGCTCCAATTATTCTTGAGGGTGAAATTATCGGAGCCGTTTCCGTTTGCAAGAGTTTGACGGAAGTTCATAAACTGACGCATGAACTAAAAAAGAAAAAACAAAAAATTGAACAATTGCAGAGGGCGATTGATTCACTGT includes these proteins:
- a CDS encoding transposase, giving the protein DSRSFRIWLRRRGIKPTIPTIQRKSRKPRRGRPIRVGEGYRRRWIIERCFGWMNNYRRLVVRYDRYLYIYRAFCLIAFIIWCVNRILK